The Streptomyces sp. NBC_01353 genome contains a region encoding:
- a CDS encoding TIGR02680 family protein — MSVTELPLQRRPEETTEPSPVHEADAARGRWQPHRAGILNVWRYYDESFTFHQGRLLLRGQNGTGKSKALELLLPFLFDASLRPNRLSTFGGSERTMHWNLLGQGASGKTRVGYVWMEFRRVGDDGTEHWFGCGARLHASVHTTTAHADYFTTTARIVHPDGVHLVNDTGQPLTKAALAEALRDRGEVHPSATDYRTTVRRELFAGMGEQRYESLLSALLQLRQPKLSERLDPSLLSTLLSRALPPLGEGEITELAEGFERLDRQREHLDQLDAEVTAAENVASRQRAYARRVLRAGAAALISATTEMDDLTREARVSAEEYDKACEERASTLALREELDLRAHALDESVEGLRESDAYQKGEELDRLRRGTEEQVTAAGELRTAARSAEADAEEDRKHANEVAGHARSRDEHARETADEAHRSARAAGMESIHHEVKTILDAERGAKPLAEETANAPARTVSGRSDAPGAAARRLLRGAVTARREQVADITDAIDAHDRAVRDRGTAEGLLDEARTRLADAITHRDTTAAAWDEALAAQAERLLAWVRECTQLRITDPDELAARAAVEADVRELVETAARPQDQEIATERAGIRAAHQGVEEERDLLDARRRKLSGESDLPPAAPPTRTTVRTAAAGAPLWRLVGYREDVPLPVQAAVEAALEASGLLDAWVSASEGLTLPGHDTRADAGLATTAPGPSLLEVLRPEEDIPVPADTVTRILAGIAYGTTLPGGHPAAVSSDGAWRLALATGTWSKPEPAHIGALARQRAKQREIVELTERIAEKDASLTALADRLRELDDRAARLADDCAARPDHRELDARRRDWDRAEEKVAARDDAVRDATEHLAAREGDVAGALRTLSRRAAEHGLPTDRDRLRQLGRDVERFRDLADTWTDARIDATAAAKRARETAAQADRSHRLAEKQAADAAAAEAKAAGMTARLKAVEETVGADYRQIVARVAETRAERDRCRKEARRAAELLMGLEGRIGELRATSGQDAERREKAVEARDGAAQRFRHLCLVGLAEDAGVAPEPDAGDGTKATLEAARATAARWPQIPHAPRHLGDAATRLSEAVHEARRHLGVRADLELEPDDDVQLFTATLEGVRVGATGLLTTLTQERDRSRDDISTAERRLFDQILTGDIRRHLAARIRRAGELVAHMNGHLERVRTASNVAVQLVWDVRPDLPDSTRTARQLLLKDPGRVTESDREALHAFFRARIEEAKGSDTAASWEEHLGEVLDYTAWHTFTVRLDRADGNSWQPLTKRLHGALSGGEKAIALHLPLFAAVAAHYEDVPLAPRPILLDEVFVGVDTVNRGQVFALLTALDLDLMITSDHEWGNYMELPGIAVHQLLTDEDDAVTSARFVWNGTGMEEG, encoded by the coding sequence GTGAGCGTGACGGAGCTTCCCCTCCAGCGACGGCCCGAGGAGACCACCGAGCCGTCACCCGTTCACGAGGCGGACGCCGCCCGCGGACGGTGGCAGCCCCACCGCGCGGGCATCCTCAACGTCTGGCGCTACTACGATGAGAGCTTCACCTTCCACCAGGGTCGCCTGCTCCTGCGCGGTCAGAACGGCACCGGCAAGTCCAAGGCCCTGGAACTACTGCTCCCCTTCCTCTTCGACGCCAGCCTCCGCCCCAACCGCCTCTCCACGTTCGGCGGTTCGGAGCGCACGATGCACTGGAACCTGCTCGGCCAGGGAGCGTCCGGCAAGACCCGTGTGGGGTACGTGTGGATGGAGTTCCGCCGCGTCGGAGACGACGGCACCGAGCACTGGTTCGGCTGCGGAGCCCGCCTGCACGCCAGCGTGCACACCACCACGGCGCACGCCGACTACTTCACCACCACCGCTCGGATCGTCCACCCTGACGGCGTCCACCTCGTCAACGACACCGGACAGCCCCTGACCAAGGCGGCCCTCGCCGAAGCCCTGCGCGACCGCGGCGAGGTGCACCCGTCAGCCACCGACTACCGCACCACCGTGCGGCGCGAACTCTTCGCCGGCATGGGGGAACAGCGGTACGAGTCCCTGCTCTCCGCCTTGCTCCAACTCCGCCAGCCCAAGCTGTCCGAACGGCTCGACCCCTCCCTGCTGTCCACCCTGCTGTCCCGCGCCCTGCCCCCGCTCGGCGAAGGAGAGATCACTGAGCTCGCCGAGGGCTTCGAGCGCCTGGACCGGCAGCGGGAGCACCTCGACCAGCTCGACGCCGAGGTGACGGCGGCCGAGAACGTCGCCTCCCGGCAGCGCGCCTACGCCCGCCGGGTCCTGCGGGCCGGCGCGGCCGCGCTGATCTCTGCGACCACCGAGATGGACGACCTCACGCGGGAGGCCCGCGTCAGCGCCGAGGAGTACGACAAGGCGTGCGAGGAGCGCGCCTCGACCCTGGCCCTGCGCGAGGAACTGGACTTGCGAGCACACGCCCTGGACGAGAGCGTCGAAGGGCTCCGGGAGAGCGACGCGTACCAGAAGGGGGAGGAGCTCGACCGGCTCCGCCGCGGCACCGAGGAACAGGTCACGGCCGCCGGGGAACTGCGTACCGCCGCCCGGTCCGCCGAGGCCGACGCGGAGGAGGACCGGAAGCACGCCAACGAGGTCGCGGGACACGCCCGCTCGCGCGACGAGCACGCCCGCGAGACCGCGGACGAGGCACACCGCTCGGCCCGGGCCGCAGGCATGGAGTCCATTCACCACGAGGTGAAGACGATCCTCGACGCGGAACGGGGGGCGAAGCCCCTCGCCGAGGAGACGGCGAACGCCCCGGCCAGGACGGTGAGCGGGCGGTCTGACGCTCCGGGCGCCGCCGCCCGCCGGCTGCTCCGGGGCGCGGTCACCGCCCGACGGGAGCAGGTCGCCGACATCACCGACGCGATCGACGCGCACGACCGGGCGGTACGCGACCGGGGCACCGCCGAGGGCCTGCTGGACGAAGCCCGCACCCGGCTCGCGGACGCGATCACCCACCGCGACACGACCGCCGCCGCATGGGACGAAGCCCTCGCCGCCCAGGCGGAACGGCTGCTCGCCTGGGTCCGGGAGTGCACGCAGCTGCGCATCACCGACCCCGATGAACTGGCCGCTAGGGCGGCGGTCGAGGCAGACGTGCGGGAGCTGGTCGAAACGGCCGCACGACCGCAGGACCAGGAGATCGCCACGGAGCGGGCCGGAATCCGCGCCGCACACCAGGGGGTGGAGGAGGAGCGGGACCTGCTCGACGCGCGGAGGCGCAAGCTCAGCGGCGAGAGCGATCTCCCGCCCGCCGCTCCACCCACCCGCACCACCGTCCGTACAGCAGCGGCGGGCGCGCCGCTGTGGCGGCTGGTCGGCTACCGCGAGGATGTCCCGCTCCCCGTACAGGCAGCGGTGGAAGCGGCACTGGAGGCGTCAGGCCTCCTGGACGCCTGGGTCAGCGCCTCCGAAGGGCTCACCCTCCCTGGGCACGACACCCGTGCCGATGCCGGCCTCGCCACGACCGCCCCCGGTCCCAGCCTGCTGGAAGTGCTCAGGCCCGAGGAGGACATCCCCGTACCGGCGGACACTGTCACCCGCATCCTCGCCGGCATCGCGTACGGCACCACCCTGCCCGGCGGGCACCCCGCGGCCGTCTCCTCCGACGGCGCCTGGCGCCTCGCGCTGGCCACCGGCACCTGGAGCAAGCCGGAGCCCGCCCACATCGGCGCCCTCGCCCGGCAGCGGGCCAAGCAGCGCGAGATCGTCGAACTGACCGAGCGGATTGCCGAGAAGGACGCCTCCCTGACCGCCCTCGCCGACCGGCTGCGGGAACTCGACGACCGCGCCGCCCGGCTGGCGGACGACTGCGCCGCCCGGCCCGACCACCGGGAACTCGACGCCCGCCGACGGGACTGGGACCGGGCCGAGGAGAAAGTGGCCGCCCGGGACGACGCCGTGCGCGACGCGACCGAGCACCTGGCCGCACGCGAGGGCGACGTGGCCGGCGCGCTGCGCACGCTGAGCCGCCGGGCCGCCGAACACGGACTGCCCACCGACCGCGACCGGCTGCGCCAACTCGGCCGCGACGTCGAGAGGTTCCGCGACCTCGCCGACACCTGGACGGACGCCCGCATCGACGCGACCGCGGCCGCCAAGAGGGCCAGAGAGACGGCCGCACAGGCGGACCGGTCACACCGTCTCGCCGAGAAGCAGGCCGCCGACGCGGCCGCCGCGGAGGCGAAGGCGGCCGGCATGACGGCACGCCTGAAGGCGGTGGAGGAGACGGTCGGTGCGGACTACCGGCAGATCGTCGCGCGCGTCGCGGAGACCCGCGCCGAACGGGACCGCTGCCGCAAGGAAGCCCGCCGGGCGGCCGAGCTCCTCATGGGCCTGGAAGGCCGCATCGGAGAGCTGAGGGCCACCAGCGGCCAGGACGCCGAACGGCGGGAGAAGGCCGTCGAGGCCCGCGACGGTGCGGCGCAGCGGTTCCGGCACCTGTGCCTGGTCGGTCTGGCCGAGGACGCGGGCGTCGCACCCGAACCCGACGCCGGCGACGGCACCAAGGCCACTTTGGAGGCCGCCCGCGCCACAGCGGCGCGGTGGCCCCAGATCCCGCACGCCCCGCGCCACCTCGGCGACGCAGCCACTCGCCTCTCCGAGGCCGTCCACGAGGCCCGCCGGCATCTCGGCGTCCGTGCCGACCTGGAGCTGGAGCCCGACGACGACGTCCAGCTCTTCACCGCCACCTTGGAGGGCGTCCGCGTCGGGGCGACCGGCCTGCTCACCACGCTCACCCAGGAGCGCGACCGCAGCCGCGACGACATCAGCACCGCCGAACGGCGCCTCTTCGACCAGATCCTCACCGGTGACATCCGCCGCCACCTCGCCGCCCGCATCCGCCGGGCCGGCGAACTCGTCGCGCACATGAACGGGCACCTGGAGCGGGTCCGTACCGCCTCCAACGTCGCCGTCCAGCTCGTCTGGGACGTCCGCCCGGACCTCCCTGACAGCACCCGCACCGCCCGCCAGCTGCTCCTGAAGGACCCCGGCCGGGTCACCGAGTCCGACCGAGAGGCCCTGCACGCCTTCTTCCGCGCCCGCATCGAGGAGGCCAAGGGCAGCGACACGGCCGCGAGCTGGGAGGAGCACCTCGGCGAGGTGCTCGACTACACCGCCTGGCACACCTTCACCGTCCGCCTCGACCGGGCGGACGGGAACAGCTGGCAGCCGCTGACCAAGCGGCTGCACGGCGCGCTCTCCGGCGGGGAGAAGGCAATCGCACTGCACCTGCCACTGTTCGCCGCCGTCGCCGCCCACTACGAGGACGTGCCCCTGGCCCCCCGCCCGATCCTCCTCGACGAGGTCTTCGTCGGCGTCGACACCGTCAACCGCGGACAGGTCTTCGCCCTGCTCACCGCACTCGACCTCGACCTCATGATCACCTCCGACCACGAGTGGGGGAACTACATGGAGCTGCCCGGCATCGCCGTCCACCAGCTCCTCACCGACGAAGACGACGCCGTCACCAGCGCGCGCTTCGTCTGGAACGGCACCGGAATGGAGGAAGGATGA
- a CDS encoding TIGR02678 family protein, with product MSTLANQLASAEREEVARAIRLLLARPLLTEAADPIGFDLVRRRRDPLARWFDYTCGWNLVVEPRRGYARLAKVRANPDGSRPARRARSGRAPFDRRRYVLLCVTAAELLSMPMTTIGMLADRVVQAMAADRALAGFDPVHRPERMAFVDVLKLLESYDVLRAVDGTTETYVDSAEAKVLYRVDNTLLMRLPAAPVGASRLAVPPEEVPARFEGLLTGLVRERRYGGASADGTADDTHAETDATTDAQRNLRLRHSVLRRLFDDPVLYRADLADDELAYVTSLTGRQILRRSVEQAGFLLEERAEGFLLVDPDAIATDVRFPDDTSTARVAALLLLAPLCAPPAGLLPEQLAEAGAELLRRFPGWAKAYQSEEGPARLVDDAVRVLLDVGLAGRVRDRVVARPAAYRYRLTETTGPAPKNDPVGTTAAGGGAGEGDMQ from the coding sequence ATGAGCACCCTCGCCAACCAACTGGCCTCCGCCGAACGGGAGGAGGTCGCCCGCGCCATCCGCCTCCTTCTGGCCCGCCCGCTGCTCACCGAGGCAGCCGACCCGATCGGTTTCGACCTGGTGCGGCGCCGCCGTGACCCACTGGCCCGGTGGTTCGACTACACCTGCGGCTGGAATCTGGTTGTGGAGCCCCGCCGGGGCTACGCCCGCCTCGCCAAGGTCCGTGCGAACCCCGACGGCTCGCGTCCCGCCCGCAGGGCGCGCTCCGGCCGGGCCCCGTTCGACCGCCGGCGGTACGTCCTGCTGTGCGTGACCGCCGCCGAGCTGCTGTCGATGCCGATGACGACCATCGGCATGCTCGCCGACCGCGTCGTCCAGGCCATGGCGGCCGACCGCGCGCTGGCGGGGTTCGACCCGGTCCACCGGCCGGAGCGCATGGCGTTCGTCGACGTCCTGAAGCTGCTGGAGTCGTACGACGTGCTGCGTGCCGTGGACGGCACGACCGAGACGTACGTCGACTCCGCGGAGGCGAAGGTCCTCTACCGCGTGGACAACACGCTGCTGATGCGGCTGCCCGCCGCGCCGGTCGGCGCCTCCCGGCTCGCCGTGCCCCCGGAGGAGGTGCCCGCGCGGTTCGAGGGCCTCCTCACCGGCCTGGTCAGGGAGCGCCGCTACGGCGGCGCTTCTGCCGACGGGACAGCCGACGACACGCACGCCGAGACCGACGCGACCACGGACGCCCAGCGCAACCTGCGGCTGCGCCACTCGGTGCTGCGCCGCCTGTTCGACGACCCCGTGCTCTACCGGGCCGACCTCGCCGACGACGAGCTCGCGTACGTCACCTCCCTGACCGGACGCCAGATCCTACGTCGCTCGGTCGAACAGGCCGGTTTCCTCCTGGAGGAACGGGCGGAGGGCTTCCTGCTCGTCGACCCGGACGCGATCGCCACCGACGTCCGCTTCCCCGACGACACCTCCACCGCCCGCGTCGCCGCGCTGCTCCTGCTCGCACCGCTGTGCGCCCCGCCCGCGGGCCTGCTGCCGGAGCAGCTGGCCGAAGCCGGAGCGGAGCTGCTGCGCCGTTTCCCGGGCTGGGCCAAGGCGTACCAGTCTGAGGAAGGCCCGGCCCGCCTTGTCGACGACGCCGTGCGGGTCCTGCTCGACGTCGGCCTGGCAGGCAGGGTCCGAGACCGCGTCGTCGCGCGACCGGCCGCGTACCGCTACCGCCTGACGGAGACCACCGGCCCTGCCCCGAAGAACGATCCGGTAGGCACGACCGCCGCCGGCGGCGGCGCCGGAGAAGGAGACATGCAGTGA
- a CDS encoding TIGR02677 family protein: MRRVPPEMFRFTTGETAELNGAVLEAFGVAGEYLETTLGLDGVRERLRAVGWVADVEDEELHETLKRLVKWELLDVVHNHAQNYRTAEEYERRNLHYSLTRRGEAALSGVRHALEVLASTGALQSAVLEAITDRLDDLTVLSGEPTAADRRIFSILRELEGHLEALVENTKAFNGQLQRLLRAEGADLDVFREVKAATVAYLQEFLVDLDRRGETVAAAVTRVEERGIAVLRERALRGAELPPVPGEDPAAGWLESRRARWAGLRAWFLPDDGARPRIEQLHDIARRAIVSLLQVLERINESRRRSSSAVQDFRELARWFAAAPEEDDLHRLWSAAFGLGPARHAHLAHPDPELIPSSHSWSEAPPVQVSALLRTSGRIERFTRTAKVRDVAAVRAERAERARAERAELARAWQALETDGPVRLSSFSTLDPGAFDRLLDLLGRALAARPDAGGRRRATTGDGRVEVALSPPLDGRTAVLRTAQGTMAGPDYVIHVTAAGGAIAFPAVRAATGQEAAG, encoded by the coding sequence ATGCGCAGGGTTCCGCCGGAGATGTTCCGGTTCACCACGGGGGAGACGGCCGAGCTGAACGGGGCCGTGCTCGAGGCCTTCGGGGTGGCTGGCGAGTACCTGGAGACCACGCTTGGGCTCGACGGCGTACGCGAGCGGCTGCGTGCGGTGGGCTGGGTCGCGGACGTCGAGGACGAGGAGCTGCACGAGACGCTGAAGCGGCTGGTGAAGTGGGAACTGCTCGACGTGGTCCACAACCACGCCCAGAACTACCGCACGGCCGAGGAGTACGAGCGCCGCAACCTGCACTACTCGCTGACCCGCCGGGGCGAGGCCGCGCTCTCCGGCGTACGGCATGCCCTGGAGGTGCTGGCCTCGACGGGGGCGCTGCAGAGCGCGGTGTTGGAGGCGATTACCGACCGGCTCGACGATCTGACCGTGCTGTCCGGTGAACCCACCGCGGCCGACCGGCGCATCTTCAGCATCTTGCGCGAGCTGGAGGGCCACCTGGAGGCTCTGGTGGAGAACACCAAAGCCTTCAACGGGCAGCTGCAGCGGCTCCTGCGCGCCGAGGGCGCGGACCTGGACGTCTTCCGTGAGGTGAAGGCCGCCACCGTCGCGTACCTCCAGGAGTTCCTGGTCGACCTCGACCGGCGCGGCGAGACGGTCGCCGCCGCAGTGACCCGTGTGGAAGAGCGCGGTATAGCCGTGCTGCGCGAGCGGGCCCTGCGCGGCGCCGAGCTGCCGCCGGTGCCGGGGGAGGACCCCGCCGCCGGCTGGCTGGAGAGCAGACGGGCGCGCTGGGCGGGCCTGCGGGCCTGGTTCCTGCCGGACGACGGGGCGCGCCCCCGGATCGAGCAGCTGCACGACATCGCCCGGCGCGCCATCGTCTCCCTCCTTCAGGTCCTGGAGCGGATCAATGAGTCCCGGCGCCGCTCCTCCAGTGCCGTACAGGACTTTCGGGAGCTCGCGCGCTGGTTCGCGGCGGCTCCCGAGGAGGACGATCTACACCGGCTGTGGTCGGCCGCCTTTGGCCTCGGCCCTGCGCGCCACGCCCACCTTGCCCACCCGGACCCGGAGCTGATCCCCTCGTCCCACTCTTGGTCCGAGGCGCCGCCGGTACAGGTGTCGGCCCTACTGAGGACCAGCGGACGGATCGAACGCTTCACCCGTACGGCCAAGGTGCGGGACGTTGCGGCGGTCAGGGCGGAACGCGCCGAGCGGGCCCGGGCGGAACGGGCGGAGTTGGCGCGCGCCTGGCAGGCGCTGGAGACGGACGGCCCCGTACGGCTCTCCTCCTTCAGCACCCTCGACCCCGGGGCCTTCGACCGTCTCCTCGACCTGCTGGGCCGGGCGCTGGCCGCCCGGCCGGACGCGGGCGGCCGGCGACGGGCCACGACCGGGGACGGCCGGGTGGAGGTGGCGCTGTCGCCGCCTCTCGACGGGCGCACTGCCGTACTGCGTACGGCGCAGGGGACGATGGCAGGTCCGGACTACGTCATCCACGTCACGGCCGCGGGCGGGGCGATCGCCTTCCCGGCAGTCCGCGCCGCCACGGGACAGGAGGCCGCAGGATGA
- a CDS encoding GAF domain-containing protein, with protein sequence MLEESLSIVHDVSVAAAVGRRALPNRLCTVFKQSLGAQRAALSWLPRLEHWQLLHATDESALQAEAAQFTRAEGPSVSAALEMRPVFVPDLRDYPCRTSPHLSEQLPDTHHVLALPLHARHTPIGVICLYYAERTQVTDTHITHAQHAAGIALEELLRWRPVHASTDCHRPVWSTDTRAARWERIHQAAAYVAAREDCATAEGLAWLQEVSARDGQSLLDVADTVLQPSHAHQEWPGAQDSPPWHAAGSVPA encoded by the coding sequence ATGCTGGAGGAATCGCTATCGATTGTGCATGACGTCTCGGTCGCAGCAGCCGTGGGCCGACGAGCCTTGCCGAACCGGCTCTGTACCGTGTTCAAGCAGTCGCTGGGCGCGCAGCGGGCGGCCCTGTCCTGGTTGCCCCGGCTGGAGCACTGGCAGCTGCTGCATGCCACTGACGAGTCGGCCCTGCAGGCCGAGGCCGCACAGTTCACCCGCGCCGAAGGCCCCTCGGTCAGCGCCGCACTTGAGATGCGGCCCGTCTTCGTACCCGACCTGCGTGACTACCCATGTCGCACCAGCCCGCACCTGTCCGAGCAACTCCCCGACACCCACCACGTGCTGGCGCTCCCGTTGCACGCCCGCCACACGCCGATCGGGGTGATCTGCCTCTACTACGCCGAGCGCACCCAAGTCACCGACACCCACATCACCCACGCGCAGCACGCCGCCGGGATCGCGCTGGAGGAACTCCTGCGCTGGCGACCCGTGCATGCCAGCACCGACTGCCACCGCCCGGTGTGGAGCACCGACACCCGCGCGGCGCGCTGGGAGCGTATCCACCAGGCCGCCGCCTATGTCGCGGCCCGCGAAGACTGCGCCACTGCCGAGGGGTTGGCGTGGCTCCAGGAGGTCAGTGCGCGTGATGGGCAGTCCCTGCTTGACGTAGCCGACACCGTCCTGCAGCCGTCGCACGCCCACCAGGAATGGCCCGGAGCACAGGACTCACCACCCTGGCACGCGGCGGGTTCGGTACCTGCATGA
- a CDS encoding Asp23/Gls24 family envelope stress response protein, with amino-acid sequence MTEATNAAKTQRRTSDATTQGKTGANETPETRGRTTIADGVVEKIAGIAAREVPGIHALGGGLARTVGAVRDMVPGGRTTSVTRGVKVEVGERQTAIDLSLVVEYGVAITDTAGEVRENVIAAVERMTGLEVVEVNISVTDVHLPDEEGEEAAAGAGRVQ; translated from the coding sequence ATGACGGAGGCGACCAACGCAGCCAAGACCCAGCGCCGTACCTCGGATGCGACGACGCAGGGAAAGACCGGAGCGAACGAGACACCGGAGACCCGGGGCAGGACGACCATCGCGGACGGCGTCGTGGAGAAGATCGCGGGAATCGCCGCGCGGGAGGTGCCGGGCATCCATGCCCTTGGAGGCGGCCTCGCCCGTACCGTGGGCGCGGTCCGGGACATGGTCCCTGGCGGGCGTACGACGAGCGTCACCCGTGGGGTCAAGGTCGAGGTCGGCGAGCGTCAGACCGCCATCGATCTCTCCCTCGTTGTGGAGTACGGCGTCGCTATCACCGACACCGCCGGGGAGGTCCGCGAGAACGTCATCGCGGCGGTGGAACGGATGACCGGCCTGGAAGTTGTCGAGGTCAACATCTCCGTCACCGACGTTCACTTGCCGGACGAAGAGGGAGAAGAAGCGGCGGCCGGTGCAGGGCGCGTGCAGTAG
- a CDS encoding DUF6381 family protein: MSAADEFDDRIRQMRAKAREMEVEAEQATDPQERQRLKDKARRLKQQSDRESSAGIDPM, encoded by the coding sequence ATGAGCGCTGCGGATGAGTTTGACGACCGTATCCGGCAGATGCGTGCCAAGGCGCGGGAGATGGAAGTGGAAGCGGAGCAGGCCACGGACCCGCAAGAGCGTCAGCGGTTGAAGGACAAGGCCCGCCGGCTCAAGCAGCAGAGCGACCGGGAGAGCAGTGCGGGCATCGACCCCATGTAG
- a CDS encoding helix-turn-helix transcriptional regulator, with protein sequence MLGAGGTPPVAANNNPTVTRRRPGAELRRLRKASGLTGTQAAAQLLTSQAKVSHVETGRRAVSPRDVRDLCRLYGVTEQQIAAHARPHGPQATATWGRCPHCSPGRSAA encoded by the coding sequence ATGCTTGGAGCCGGAGGTACACCGCCCGTGGCGGCGAACAACAACCCCACCGTCACACGACGACGACCGGGAGCGGAGCTGCGCCGGCTCCGTAAGGCCAGCGGCCTGACCGGCACGCAGGCGGCGGCGCAGCTGCTGACCTCCCAGGCCAAGGTCAGTCACGTGGAGACCGGTCGGCGTGCCGTCAGCCCCCGCGACGTGCGCGACCTGTGCAGGCTCTACGGCGTCACCGAGCAGCAGATAGCCGCCCATGCACGTCCACACGGTCCGCAGGCCACCGCTACATGGGGTCGATGCCCGCACTGCTCTCCCGGTCGCTCTGCTGCTTGA
- a CDS encoding type III effector protein gives MTAADQPDPAGADGRSPASFLAAAAALHAIDGALHAARRGTSDALDASPGAEQALASLLLLRQVREQLAGWETGLIETARHAGASWADLAHPLGVASRQAAERRYLRGRPGPAGATGEQRVQATRERRAADRTQAAWARRNAADLRRIAGQITALTDLPTAARRPLGQLHAALAHDDPADLIYPLNATRPHLTKTHPDLAAQLDTLTNPVTSPPTPD, from the coding sequence GTGACTGCAGCCGACCAGCCGGACCCGGCCGGCGCCGACGGCCGAAGCCCGGCCTCGTTCCTCGCCGCCGCGGCGGCCCTGCACGCCATAGACGGCGCCCTGCACGCCGCCCGGCGGGGAACCTCAGACGCCCTTGATGCCAGCCCTGGCGCGGAGCAGGCGCTGGCCTCCCTGCTGCTGCTGCGGCAGGTCCGCGAGCAGCTCGCCGGATGGGAGACCGGGTTGATCGAAACGGCCCGGCACGCGGGCGCCAGCTGGGCCGACCTCGCCCACCCCCTCGGCGTCGCCAGCCGCCAGGCCGCCGAACGCCGCTACCTGCGAGGCCGACCCGGCCCTGCAGGAGCCACCGGCGAACAACGCGTCCAGGCCACCCGCGAACGCCGCGCCGCCGACCGCACGCAGGCCGCCTGGGCCCGCCGCAACGCCGCCGACCTGCGCCGCATCGCCGGCCAGATCACCGCCCTCACCGACCTCCCCACCGCCGCCCGTCGCCCGCTCGGCCAACTCCATGCCGCCCTCGCTCACGACGACCCCGCCGACCTCATCTACCCCCTCAACGCCACCCGCCCCCACCTGACCAAGACCCACCCCGACCTCGCCGCCCAACTCGACACCCTCACCAACCCCGTCACGTCCCCACCCACCCCCGACTGA
- a CDS encoding Hsp20/alpha crystallin family protein yields the protein MLMRTDPFRELDLLTQQLMSPGTWSRPSPMPMDAYREGDEYVVALDIPGVSADAIDIDVERNMLTVKAERRPVAKADDGQMELSERPLGVFSRQIMLADTLDTEHIQADYDAGVLTLRIPIAERAKPRKIAIGGGSGRTEISG from the coding sequence ATGTTGATGCGCACTGACCCCTTCCGTGAGCTGGACCTGCTGACTCAGCAGCTGATGAGCCCGGGCACCTGGTCCCGGCCGTCTCCGATGCCGATGGACGCCTACCGCGAGGGCGACGAATACGTGGTGGCCCTCGACATCCCCGGCGTCAGCGCGGACGCGATCGATATCGACGTCGAACGGAACATGCTGACCGTCAAGGCCGAGCGCCGGCCCGTGGCGAAGGCCGACGACGGGCAGATGGAACTGTCCGAGCGGCCACTGGGGGTCTTCTCCCGCCAGATCATGCTGGCCGACACGCTCGACACCGAGCACATTCAGGCGGACTACGACGCCGGCGTGCTCACCCTGCGGATCCCGATCGCCGAACGTGCCAAGCCACGCAAGATCGCCATCGGCGGCGGATCCGGCCGCACGGAGATCTCCGGCTGA
- a CDS encoding DUF2267 domain-containing protein produces the protein MTLRRETFLDQVKERGKYDNPQEADRAARVVLALLGAHLVGEIRAQLAARLPEDFALILLNPLQSAEPLSPERFVKATSAWIEGATAQTAAWDVSAVLSTVADAADDDLLSEILLQLPTGYDLLFGRPQPT, from the coding sequence GTGACACTTCGACGCGAAACGTTCCTCGACCAGGTGAAGGAACGCGGTAAGTACGACAACCCGCAGGAAGCCGACCGCGCCGCCCGTGTGGTGCTCGCCCTGCTAGGGGCGCACCTGGTCGGCGAGATACGGGCCCAACTGGCGGCGCGTCTGCCGGAAGACTTCGCCCTGATCCTCCTCAACCCGCTACAGAGCGCCGAACCGCTGTCACCGGAGCGGTTCGTGAAAGCGACGTCGGCCTGGATCGAGGGAGCCACCGCGCAGACCGCGGCCTGGGACGTCAGCGCCGTTCTCAGCACGGTCGCCGACGCGGCCGACGACGACCTGCTCAGCGAGATCCTGCTCCAGCTCCCCACAGGCTACGACCTCCTCTTCGGCCGTCCCCAGCCCACCTGA
- a CDS encoding DUF2267 domain-containing protein, which produces MTYKQMLEKVRYEGAYPTPERAEEAVRLVLAGLGRQLTGDERVDLAARLPFEAARVLTAQIPDTDPLTGWAFVKDLAARTGASLATTRWDTGAVFSAVAALAGPDLLTRILRQLPSGHALLFGRAELTPAA; this is translated from the coding sequence ATGACGTACAAGCAGATGCTGGAGAAGGTCCGCTACGAAGGCGCCTACCCCACCCCGGAGCGGGCCGAGGAAGCCGTCCGGCTGGTCCTCGCGGGACTGGGACGCCAGCTGACGGGCGACGAACGCGTCGACCTCGCCGCCCGCCTGCCCTTCGAAGCAGCCCGCGTCCTGACCGCGCAGATCCCGGACACTGACCCCCTGACCGGCTGGGCCTTCGTCAAGGACCTCGCCGCCCGCACCGGCGCCTCTCTGGCCACCACCCGCTGGGACACCGGAGCAGTCTTCTCCGCCGTCGCCGCCCTGGCCGGCCCCGACCTCCTCACCCGGATCCTGCGCCAGCTCCCCTCCGGCCACGCGCTGCTGTTCGGCCGCGCCGAACTCACCCCCGCCGCGTAG